Proteins from one Orenia marismortui DSM 5156 genomic window:
- the rplL gene encoding 50S ribosomal protein L7/L12, which translates to MTKEDILKAIEEMSVLELAELVEELEEKFDVSAAPAVAAAPAAGAAGAAEEQTEFDVVLTAAGSSKIKVIKAVRGVTDLGLKEAKALVDGAPSPVKEAVSKEEAEDVKSQLEEAGATVEIK; encoded by the coding sequence ATGACTAAAGAAGATATCTTAAAGGCAATAGAAGAAATGAGTGTTTTAGAATTAGCTGAATTGGTTGAAGAATTAGAAGAGAAATTTGATGTAAGTGCTGCTCCTGCTGTTGCAGCTGCTCCTGCTGCTGGTGCTGCTGGTGCTGCTGAAGAGCAAACTGAATTTGATGTAGTATTAACTGCTGCTGGAAGTAGCAAAATTAAAGTAATCAAAGCTGTTAGAGGAGTTACTGATTTAGGACTTAAAGAAGCTAAAGCATTAGTTGATGGTGCTCCTAGCCCAGTTAAAGAAGCTGTTTCTAAAGAAGAAGCAGAAGATGTTAAGTCTCAATTAGAAGAGGCTGGAGCTACTGTTGAGATTAAATAA
- the rplJ gene encoding 50S ribosomal protein L10 produces MGQRGKKELIVQDLVEKFSNAKSAVLTDYRGLNVEEVTELRAKLREAGVEYKVAKNTLTYLAAKETGYEDIKEYLSGPIAIAFSSEDPVAPAKILSDFAKDHDNLEIKSGILSGDILDADGIKALADIPPREVLLAQIARGMKAPISGLVYSLKYPINGLVYALNAVKEKKAE; encoded by the coding sequence ATGGGTCAACGTGGTAAAAAAGAGCTTATTGTTCAAGATCTTGTTGAAAAGTTTTCTAATGCTAAATCAGCTGTATTAACTGACTACCGTGGTTTGAATGTTGAAGAAGTAACTGAACTACGTGCTAAGTTAAGAGAAGCTGGTGTAGAATATAAAGTTGCTAAAAATACTTTAACGTACTTAGCTGCAAAAGAAACTGGATATGAAGATATTAAAGAATATTTAAGTGGTCCTATAGCTATTGCTTTTTCTAGTGAGGATCCAGTTGCACCGGCTAAGATATTATCTGATTTTGCTAAAGATCATGATAATTTAGAAATTAAATCAGGTATATTATCTGGTGATATTTTGGATGCTGATGGAATCAAGGCTTTAGCAGATATTCCACCAAGAGAGGTATTGCTTGCTCAGATTGCACGTGGTATGAAGGCTCCAATTTCTGGTTTAGTATATTCCTTGAAATATCCAATAAACGGTTTAGTTTATGCGCTTAATGCGGTTAAAGAGAAAAAAGCAGAATAA
- the rplA gene encoding 50S ribosomal protein L1, whose product MSKRYNKSLAKVDRHKLYEIKEALELAKETATANFDETIEVSVKLGIDTTKNDQQVRGAVVLPKGTGKEVKVIVFAQGEKVKEAESAGAEVVGGEELAERIQEGWLDFDVVVATPDMMSVVGKLGPILGPKGLMPNPKVGTVTFEVEQAVKDIKAGKVEYRADKGSNIHLPLGKDNFDVEDLYENFRTALETIVKVRPATAKGRYLLNIAVSSTMGPGIKIDPQAIINMIG is encoded by the coding sequence ATGTCGAAAAGATATAATAAATCACTTGCAAAAGTAGATAGACATAAATTATATGAAATTAAAGAAGCATTAGAATTAGCTAAAGAGACAGCTACTGCTAATTTTGATGAAACTATAGAAGTATCAGTTAAATTAGGTATTGATACTACTAAAAATGATCAACAAGTTCGTGGTGCAGTTGTTCTGCCTAAAGGAACTGGTAAAGAAGTTAAAGTTATTGTTTTTGCTCAAGGAGAAAAGGTGAAGGAAGCTGAATCTGCTGGAGCAGAAGTTGTAGGGGGAGAAGAGTTAGCTGAAAGAATTCAAGAAGGTTGGTTGGATTTTGATGTAGTAGTAGCTACTCCTGACATGATGAGTGTTGTAGGAAAATTAGGACCTATTTTAGGGCCTAAGGGATTAATGCCAAATCCTAAAGTTGGAACAGTAACTTTTGAAGTAGAACAAGCTGTTAAAGATATTAAAGCTGGTAAAGTTGAATATAGAGCGGATAAAGGTTCTAATATTCACCTACCATTAGGTAAAGATAACTTTGATGTTGAGGATCTATATGAAAACTTTAGAACAGCATTAGAGACTATAGTTAAGGTTAGACCTGCAACTGCTAAAGGTAGATATTTACTTAATATTGCTGTTTCCTCAACAATGGGGCCAGGAATTAAGATTGACCCACAAGCTATTATAAATATGATTGGATAA
- the rplK gene encoding 50S ribosomal protein L11 has protein sequence MAKEVTGKISLQIPAGKANPAPPVGPALGQHGVNIMDFCKAFNAKTADQAGNIIPVEITVYADRSFDFITKTPPAANLLKKAAGIERASGEPNLNKVATVSLDDVKSIAELKMEDLNAASLESAMSMIKGTARSMGIVVEE, from the coding sequence ATGGCAAAAGAAGTTACAGGTAAGATTAGTTTACAAATCCCTGCTGGGAAGGCTAATCCAGCTCCTCCAGTTGGTCCGGCATTAGGTCAACATGGAGTTAATATTATGGATTTCTGTAAGGCATTCAATGCAAAAACTGCTGACCAAGCTGGTAATATTATTCCGGTAGAAATTACAGTTTATGCTGATCGTTCTTTTGATTTTATTACTAAAACTCCTCCAGCTGCTAACTTATTAAAGAAGGCTGCTGGTATAGAAAGAGCTTCTGGTGAGCCTAATCTCAATAAGGTTGCTACTGTTAGTTTAGACGATGTTAAATCTATTGCTGAACTAAAAATGGAAGATTTAAATGCAGCTAGTTTAGAGTCTGCTATGAGCATGATCAAAGGTACTGCTAGAAGTATGGGGATTGTTGTTGAGGAATAA
- the nusG gene encoding transcription termination/antitermination protein NusG — MESNIEWYAIHTYSGHEDKVKANLEQRIKTTKMEEKIFEILIPAEEKVKIKNGKKTVVKEKIFPGYALVKMVMDDDSWYVVRNTPGVIGFASAGTKPVPVKDTEMSKVLKDMGIEETKTEIDLEEGQNVRINEGPFEDFAGEIKEIDYEKAKLMVLVSMFGRETPVELEFDQVEKI, encoded by the coding sequence ATGGAGAGTAATATAGAATGGTATGCTATTCATACCTATTCTGGCCATGAAGATAAGGTTAAAGCTAACCTTGAACAGCGTATTAAAACTACAAAAATGGAAGAAAAGATATTTGAAATTTTAATACCGGCAGAAGAAAAAGTTAAGATTAAAAATGGTAAGAAGACAGTTGTTAAAGAGAAAATTTTCCCTGGTTATGCATTGGTTAAAATGGTTATGGATGATGATTCTTGGTATGTTGTTCGTAATACTCCAGGTGTAATCGGGTTTGCTAGTGCTGGGACTAAACCAGTTCCGGTTAAAGACACAGAAATGAGTAAAGTTCTTAAGGATATGGGAATTGAAGAAACTAAAACAGAGATAGATTTAGAAGAAGGACAAAATGTCAGAATTAATGAAGGGCCTTTTGAAGACTTTGCTGGTGAAATTAAAGAAATAGATTATGAGAAAGCTAAATTAATGGTGTTAGTATCTATGTTTGGTAGAGAAACACCAGTTGAATTAGAATTTGATCAAGTAGAAAAGATATAA